A part of Cannabis sativa cultivar Pink pepper isolate KNU-18-1 chromosome 6, ASM2916894v1, whole genome shotgun sequence genomic DNA contains:
- the LOC115725643 gene encoding uncharacterized protein LOC115725643 — protein sequence MAAVSGVASYLLHRILHRKTPSPPSACFLKPLILVSTISFSKNLPKYSIGGLSPRPHESTTTVSHSHISPWLSPPSVYSSSGSLSISVEEDEDDIDDEEEEETEELEIEDYNDVEEKEESEDKSDKLNLAEESKVGLSSLRVRTHGMKLPSLTIKEKKELSSYAHSLGKKLKSQSVGKSGVTASVATSFVENLESNELLKIKIHRTCPGELDDAVKQLEELTGSVVISNIGRTVILYKPSLTKMKAEEKKKENMKIFMRRKLRRATRPPFQKEARPAISSRGRRGSSRS from the exons atgGCGGCAGTTTCAGGTGTAGCGTCTTATCTTCTCCACCGAATTCTTCACCGGAAAACTCCATCGCCACCGTCGGCGTGTTTTCTCAAACCCCTTATTCTAGTTTCCACAATTTCGTTCTCTAAGAACTTACCCAAATACTCCATTGGAGGGCTCTCACCTCGTCCCCATGAGAGCACCACAACAGTTTCCCATTCTCATATCTCTCCTTGGCTTTCTCCTCCTTCCGTCTATTCCTCAAGTGGGTCTCTATCCATATCtgtagaagaagatgaagatgacattgatgatgaagaagaagaagaaaccgaAGAGCTTGAAATTGAAGATTACAATGATGTTGAGGAGAAGGAAGAGAGTGAGGATAAGAGCGATAAATTGAATTTAGCGGAAGAATCTAAAGTGGGTTTGAGCTCTTTGCGTGTGAGGACTCATGGGATGAAGCTACCGAGTCTTACAATTAAGGAAAAGAAGGAGCTTTCGTCTTACGCTCACAGCTTAGGGAAGAAGCTGAAATCTCAGTCGGTGGGGAAATCCGGTGTTACTGCTAGTGTTGCCACTTCTTTTGTGGAGAATCTTGAATCAAATGAACTTCTTAAG ATTAAAATACACAGGACATGTCCCGGGGAGCTAGATGATGCAGTGAAGCAATTGGAGGAGCTAACTGGTTCGGTAGTTATTAGTAATATTGGTAGAACAGTTATTCTTTACAAACCTAGCCTCACAAAGATGAAAGCAGAGGAGAAAAAGAAGGAGAATATGAAGATTTTCATGAGGAGGAAACTTAGAAGAGCTACTAGACCCCCATTTCAG AAAGAAGCAAGACCAGCAATTTCTAGCCGTGGAAGACGGGGAAGTAGCAGGTCTTAG
- the LOC133038905 gene encoding glucuronoxylan 4-O-methyltransferase 1-like — MRLMRNNVAQLSITQKLVFTLLFLFFLILIIRSNFSNSPPQIQTHLSNNNSNQKTTTNENDCSPNDISPVQQTCTKTPSFLAKALVHYVTTNVTPQQTLKEISVSMRILEKKSPCNFLVFGLGHDSLMWAALNHGGRTVFLEEDKSWIEQIRRRIPGLESYHVAYDTKLHQADELMKIGAEDEACKVVGDPRFSTCRLALKNLPSDVYDTQWDLIMVDAPTGWVTDAPGRMTAIYTAGIMARNRESGGESEVFVHDVDRPVEDKFSKAFLCEGYLTQQEGRLRHFTIPSHRGLLERPFCP, encoded by the coding sequence atgagGTTGATGAGGAACAATGTAGCTCAACTTTCCATAACTCAAAAACTCGTCTTCACCTtactctttctcttcttcctcaTCCTCATAATCAGATCAAACTTCTCAAATTCTCCACCACAAATCCAAACCCACCTCTCAAATAACAATTCAAATCAAAAGACCACCACTAATGAAAATGATTGTAGTCCCAACGATATTTCTCCAGTACAACAAACATGCACCAAAACGCCGTCGTTTTTGGCCAAAGCACTGGTTCACTACGTAACCACAAACGTAACCCCACAACAAACACTCAAAGAAATCTCAGTCTCAATGAGAATCCTCGAGAAAAAATCGCCGTGTAATTTCCTCGTCTTCGGACTCGGCCACGATAGTCTCATGTGGGCCGCTTTAAACCACGGAGGCCGTACGGTTTTTCTAGAAGAAGACAAATCTTGGATTGAGCAAATACGACGTCGTATTCCGGGTTTAGAGTCGTACCACGTGGCGTACGACACTAAATTACACCAAGCCGATGAATTGATGAAGATCGGCGCCGAGGACGAGGCTTGTAAAGTCGTGGGGGACCCACGATTCTCCACGTGTCGTCTCGCGCTTAAGAATTTACCTAGTGACGTGTACGATACACAGTGGGATTTGATTATGGTCGACGCGCCAACTGGGTGGGTTACCGACGCGCCGGGGAGGATGACGGCGATTTATACGGCTGGGATTATGGCGAGGAATAGAGAGAGTGGTGGTGAGAGTGAGGTGTTCGTTCATGACGTGGATAGGCCCGTAGAGGATAAATTCTCTAAGGCTTTTCTTTGTGAAGGGTATTTGACTCAACAAGAAGGGAGGTTAAGGCATTTCACTATTCCTAGCCATAGGGGTCTCCTtgaaagaccattttgcccttga
- the LOC115725642 gene encoding uncharacterized protein LOC115725642, which yields MILASGARGREFDSRNTPRFHLLFFFTHFSLSFLPSIFFSVLSFSHSDHHSQELERKEIEIKMSSNATKLSHLQSYVDELNEKVESGCSNSKSLSDGLNRLLSESEEELVSARKELAPLLRKILAVRRQLDDVPSQSELIQYEGRLSELYAHIQGKHQQTQKYYDTYNTLLEIKELMLKETSLFNSLSSQFQAAISSTGGRMKLIESMEGIVKGSRQKLEKVQLGLEEQQQACDALKNKYTAEITARRQWYSLLKVFQEECAKNERLRSIAS from the exons ATGATTCTCGCTTCGGGTGCGAGAGGTCGTGAGTTCGATTCTCGCAACACCCCAAGATTtcatcttttgtttttttttactcaTTTCTCTCTCTCGTTTTTACCTTCCATCTTCTTCTCTGTGCTCTCTTTTTCTCACTCGGATCATCACAGTCAG GAGCTTGAAAGGAAAGAAATTGAAATCAAGATGTCTTCTAATGCAACAAAGCTTTCTCATTTGCAATCATATGTTGATGAGTTAAATGAGAAAGTAGAAAGTGGCTGCAGCAACAGCAAGAGTCTTTCTGATGGATTAAACCGTTTGTTAAGTGAATCGGAAGAAGAGTTAGTTTCGGCTAGGAAG GAACTAGCTCCTTTGCTGAGGAAAATACTAGCGGTAAGACGCCAGCTTGATGATGTGCCTTCTCAATCAGAACTTATTCA ATATGAAGGGAGATTATCAGAGTTATATGCTCATATTCAGGGAAAACATCAGCAAACACAAAAGTATTATGATACCTATAATACACTATTGGAGATTAAGGAATTGATGTTAAAGGAAACATCCTTGTTTAATTCATTAAGTTCCCAG TTTCAAGCTGCCATTTCAAGCACTGGTGGTCGCATGAAACTCATTGAATCCATGGAGGGAATCGTAAAGGGTAGCCGACAG AAACTGGAAAAAGTGCAGCTTGGGCTTGAAGAACAGCAACAAGCATGTGATGCTCTTAAAAATAAGTATACTGCAGAAATTACAGCACGAAGACAATGGTATTCTCTCTTGAAGGTTTTTCAG GAGGAATGTGCAAAGAATGAGAGACTTAGAAGCATAGCTTCATAG